The window GGAGATTTTGCAGCAGGGTAGGGCTGTGGTGATGCTGGATGGGTTGGATGAGGTACCTAAGGAGCAACGATCGCAGGTGATTCGCTGGCTCAATCAGCAAATGCGGCAATATGGGAAATCTGTGTTTCTTGTGACTTCTCGCCCGAAAGCCTATCAGGAGCAGGATGCAGCCGATCGCCTAGAGATGTCTGCCCAGATTTGGATTCGGGATTTTAATGCTGATCAGCGGCGGCAGTTTGTGGAGCGCTGGTATTGGTGTCAGGAGCGCTATGCCAATGGAGGTCGGGATACCCCTGATGTGAAGAAACAAGCCCAGGAAGCTGCCTCAGACCTGCTAGCCCAGATTGAAGCCCGATCGGAACTGCAAGCATTGGCGAAAAATCCTTTGCTGCTCAATATGATTGTGACGTTCCATCGCCGCTATCCCGGAGCCGATTTACCCCAGAGACGGGTAGAACTCTATCGAGAAATTTGTCAGTTGCAACTGCGCGATCGCCCCAAAGCCCGAAAGCTAGAAACGTTGCTGTGGGAATGTGAAGCAATGACGATTTTGCAGATGGTTGCCTTGGAGATGATGCTTGCTAAGCAAGAACGCATTTCAGAGGCAGAAGTCCTAGAGCATTTATCACAACACTTGCAGACGCAAAATGAAATCGTAAGTGCAGCAGCATTTCTGAAGGATGTCGTGCAGATTAGCGAATTACTGGTGGAACGAGAACCCGAAGAATACGAGTTTGCCCATTTAAGTTTTCAGGAGTATCTCGCTGCGGCTGAGATCTTGCGACAGCATCAAGAGTCATTGCTTTATGAGCACTTTGAGGATGGCTGGTGGAAACCCACGATTTTGCTGTATGCAGGGTTAGTCAAAAATCCGAGTACATTACTGCGAGAAATGTTGAAACGAGGTGCAACAGATCTTGCCTACATCTGTTTGCAAGAAACTCGGAAGCAAGTAGATGCAGAAATTAGGCAGAAGCTACAAAGCTCAGATGGGAAAGTTTTGGAACCTATAAGCTTAAGGATAGGTGTTACATCTCATATATCTCTCGAGATTCAAGCAGCACGTTATGCCAAGCTGGAGGAACTACTGAAGGCGGGCGAGTGGGAAGCTGCGGATCAGGAAACCTATCGGCTGATGATTACGGATCCCTCTGTGGGCAAGGAAGAAGGGCAATGGTTCGAGGTTGAAGACCTGCAAAACTTTTCCTGTGAAGCGCTACTCGCCATCGATAAGCTGTGGGTAGATTATAGCAAGGGCAAGTTCGGATTCTCTGTGCAGAAGCAAATTTGGCAAGAATGCGGTAGCCCAATGGATTACAGTGAAGAGTGGGAGGATTTTGGCGATCGCGTTGGCTGGCGCAAGAAAAGCGACTGGTTGAATTACTCACACCTAAAGAAAAATCCCCTAAATTCTCCTGAAGGAGAATTACCTGCTCTGCTGTGGCGGGGGGTTTCTGTGCGGGCTGGCGGGGGGTGGGGCGGGTGTGTAGGGGGTGGTGTCTCTTCTCTCGCGCAGAGACTTGTGAACTGTAGCACGAGCCAGCCCTAGTCCCACCAATTTTTCGTAGCTATAGCGACGTTCTCTGCTCAAAACCGGGGTTCTTCGCGTCAACCTAGCCATCACTTAACTCATTCCGCTTCCTGGTTTTTAGAAATTTTAGGAAA of the Alkalinema sp. FACHB-956 genome contains:
- a CDS encoding GUN4 domain-containing protein, whose amino-acid sequence is MPEEESSKYLPTTIEKVFELLDTKLVTFGVPGALSFVGITKAKEGQWVEAGWCWAGAVGILIAIKIGKKLAPKLDQLLDWAISKVEGLISKVLLAPQFEGKYLRCQAIDCQAYRSDGVGNFDGLFTPLLEEVFVPLELSPTGMQAGFSPAACEQFVLQREGVLQIWDLLERSKKQPAFRQMAILAWGGYGKTTLLKHIAYCYGNNRKADYQGDRRIPVLLILRKYRDLLNQEKPPNLPDLITQQHIPSLPGVEEDLGLPANWAKEILQQGRAVVMLDGLDEVPKEQRSQVIRWLNQQMRQYGKSVFLVTSRPKAYQEQDAADRLEMSAQIWIRDFNADQRRQFVERWYWCQERYANGGRDTPDVKKQAQEAASDLLAQIEARSELQALAKNPLLLNMIVTFHRRYPGADLPQRRVELYREICQLQLRDRPKARKLETLLWECEAMTILQMVALEMMLAKQERISEAEVLEHLSQHLQTQNEIVSAAAFLKDVVQISELLVEREPEEYEFAHLSFQEYLAAAEILRQHQESLLYEHFEDGWWKPTILLYAGLVKNPSTLLREMLKRGATDLAYICLQETRKQVDAEIRQKLQSSDGKVLEPISLRIGVTSHISLEIQAARYAKLEELLKAGEWEAADQETYRLMITDPSVGKEEGQWFEVEDLQNFSCEALLAIDKLWVDYSKGKFGFSVQKQIWQECGSPMDYSEEWEDFGDRVGWRKKSDWLNYSHLKKNPLNSPEGELPALLWRGVSVRAGGGWGGCVGGGVSSLAQRLVNCSTSQP